The Melanotaenia boesemani isolate fMelBoe1 chromosome 12, fMelBoe1.pri, whole genome shotgun sequence genome contains the following window.
GCTGTTTGCCAGATGATTGTGCAGTTATAGACAACACAAagaaagctaaaaatgaaatattcacctttttgtcttcttgttttctgttaaaaatgggaaaaatagAAAggatatcatcattatcacaaGTTAGACATTTACCTCAATATTCATTAGCAACAGTGGttaattactaaaaaaaaaaaaacaaccttcacCCATGAAGAGTCAtatttctgtccattttttcTGATTAACTCTGTCGTGGTCTCAGAGAAATATTCTACTCTATAGCTGCTTAACGTATCAATACATTCACCAACTGTCACTTGTTGCTGAACCTGGTTTTGTAAAGTTCACCAGACTGTTGTCATTGAAAACAACTGCTGGCTGGAAGCCACAACCAGAACAGTAAAACAGTAAATCTGAGCGCAATATAATCCAAACAATGAGCTGTAAGACGCTAAATTTCCCCTTTGAATGAGGAAACagatttctgcttttatttctagttgtAATAAATTGCATTTTGGACCCAAATAACAAATCTGAGTATTTTGTGTCGGTAGGTTGGTTGCTATGGTGAAAACAGCCTGTGGTGTGTAGTCCATGTGCTTATGGAGGCATCCCTGAATTTGCATTAGTTTGTTTACAGCACATCATGAACAGTAAACAAAGCTGTCAAACTTCAAATCATGTTGACTGATGTGTTGACATCAAAACTACATTTAAGTGGACATAAAATAGTTAAAGTGTCCAATGTAGAGGAAGGCATCAAAGGTTGTTAGGCAGATTCAGGGGACAACCGCCATGTGACGTGATGACACCAAGCAAGATTATCACAATCAACTTGTATATTGACAGAATGAAAGAGTGATTAAAATGTGTGGATACGCATACTTATATCATGAGCAGTGTTGTgctagttactgaaaaaaagtaactagttacagttacttcattcaaaattaattcagttactttgttgattacttACACCAAATAGTAATgtgttactgttaaaagtaacttttagttatttttgtaaaagaacatttttaaaaattcttctattaatattcatttaatttaattacagttttgtataaaatataaaacaaacacaaagtaattttTCAACAATAATTTCAAGTCAGACCAGCAGAGAAGAATAacttaaaagctgctaaaaatGTAATCTTTGCTACAAGTTGAGCCCTCCAAAGCACAAAACATCTTTCTCCTACTCtttaacacacatatatatatatatatatatatatatatatatatatatatatatatatatatatatatatatttttttttttttttttttttttttttttttacatatttccttAGTTATTTGTAGGCATTGTCACTgtctgtcaagtgaagttgcGCATGTGCGTGGGTTGGGGCATGCCAGTTTGGATGCCTgtggtaaccaaggaaacgggGCTGTGGAcactagtttttaaaaaaaaaaagaactgttgCGTTCACGTTTCCCGTTATGCATCCAGGGCTTATTGCTTTGTGGAGAATCAGGACAGCTTCACAAAGGGAGCAGAGAAAGCCCGAGTTGATAAATATACTTAAgaaaaaacaagcccaaaaagtGCAGCAGAAAATAAGCCCAACAAGTGGACTTTGCAACACTGCCCATGGCATGCTGCATCACTGCTGTAAACACGGAGAAACTCACAGCTGATggccaaaatgtttttatttaagagtTTGGGAGCATTTTATATAAGTTCAAGAGACGCAAGTGCAATGCAACATCTCCAAGATAGAACTTGTCTTCCATGGCGGTACAACGGTGATGCACGAGCTTCTTAAAAGGAAGCACGTTGTGGCAGATTCAATTTCTGATGGAGAGGGACAGTCGTCTCTGTAGGCAGTAAGTATACACCTAAGTAGGCAGCCCTACTTaggtgtctgaaaaagacatatgtttatgtctaaaatataaaagtaaagttTAAGTGATGCACACATTCGGGggtttctctctcacacacacctacacacacacctaaacatATATGACACTATAGCAGTACTGCACTACTCACTCTTGCAGCAGCCCCGGCGGCGGCAGATACAAACACAGATGCAACAGAACAGGATGAGCGCCACCAATCCTGAAGCACCTGCTATTAAAACTGTCATATTCAAAGGatctggaaggaaaaaaaaggtatgtcattttctcagttttctgtCAGCAGAGACACAAGAACCAAGGAgtgtttttcatgtcatttaaATTCTTACATTCAATAACTTTGAGCTGTTGTGCCACACAACTTTTTGGTGCTCCCACGCTGTTAGAGGATTCACAGCGGTACATCCCTGAATCTGCTTTGGACACACTTTTAAACTTCTGCTCCAAACAAACAGATATAAGGTAAGAGAGGAAGTGAAGAGTGCACCAGCTAATAGGATAGCAACAGATACAATCAAACATGCTTACTAGCGTGCCCTTGTTTGAGTCGATGCTGTAAGGACTCTCTGCTGTGGCCGTCAGAGCCTTGTTATCTTTGTACCAGCGGTAGGTAGCAGGAGGAACACTGAGCTTATCCTTACACTGAAGCTCCAGGCCTGAGCCAACAGACACAGAGCTTGGCACCTCACAGGACGGGATATGAGGAGGTACTTAGGTATCAGACAGGAAAGTGCAATgagtttacaaaaataaaagcaaattcaGAGAAAATAGTGTCTGCAACTCTTGAACACTTTATATCAACTTTATGGACTTATTCGTACGCTGTTCAGTTTTCAGTGATTCCTAATAAATCAAAATCCTCTTTTATTACTGCAAATAGATAAAAGCTAAAACTGTCACATAATTCCACCATTAAAGTGACTCAAGtctaataaaaatgactttttagcCTTGTAACTTCTACCTGCAAAACCTTCTGATTTTCTGTAGAAAAATGAATTAGTTTCACTAAAAAGTgaaatccacatttttttccagtttgcaCTTTGCAGAGTCACTGTGGGCTTGACATTATCCCAGCGTGCCAGAGGGTAAAAGGCAGGAAAGACTGGAATTTCACAAGACTGCACATTCACTCACACACTGATTAACTGGGAGCTTGTGGATGCCGGAGGGTTTTGCTAAAGGATGAATGTGTAAACATCTACTGATACACATGCCATCAAAGTCAGATACTATTCATTCCATCCCAACCTCCTTCTTAATCTCTAACCCCGACgatgaaatgtggaaaatacTAAACCTTTTTTGATAGATAAATTATAACATGCACTTCAGTTGCCTAGCAGCACAGTAATATATTCACAAGATACAAGGTCATAAACACAGTTCCTTATAAGTTCCCTTTAAAAGCAGCCTTGATTACAAACGAAACATTTTCAGAGTGTCATTGTGTCATTTCCTTACTTGCTCATTTTACCCTGTTTCATGCAAAAACCAGAACCCAGtctcaaataaaatcaaataatattgTCAATAATATCCACATCTCAGAAATGCAGCTGAGTCAAAAATCATTGTTAGAATTTGGGAATAAAACACCTGCccgtgtgtgttgttttgtgtaggCATGTGTCCatatctcatttatttatggtgagaaacCCACTTTCAAATCTGATTTCCTGTCCCGAACTAAGCAAACTTTAGAACTTCAGCTGTCTCACAAGTTACACTCTCATTCTTACACGCATTTGTATAAATTCATATGCATTTACCGAGCACATTGAGGGTTACAGTAGCCTCCCCAAGGTTGACGTGGTCCTCTGTGGCAGTCACCTCACAGCGATATTCTCCTGAGTCTTTCTGAGTGACAGAGTGTATCGTCAGCGTTGCTCCCTCCATCTTAGCCCGTCCTGCAAAAGATCCTGAAGAGAAAAGTAATAGAAAGATGACTGAAGGTAATAAAATTGTGAAAGAACAAAAGGTGAGAAATgttgaaaaagtatttattttgcCTAAAACTGAGACAAAGTATTTTACTCACCAGCGaatttgttattaaaataaacaaaagtcaccccctttcctttcttcttccaCTCAATTCGAGGGTTTTGATCTTTTTCTGTCCGGAATTCACAAGCCAGCACAGCATCTGGGAGTAAAAAGTACAAATACCTCTTACATTACAAATTTCAGTTCTAGCTTAATGTGTTGTTTCTGTTGCCAGCTATGCACTGATGTCATGCTATCAGCAAGTCATACTGGGCACATTGATAAGGTCTTAGGACTAATCTGTGAATATTTCCTTCTACACCAATTCCtaaagttttgtaatatttgtaatcacatgtttttgtttggttttaaataaCTTTCTTTGATGGTTTTACTGTTgttggtgtatgaatgtttcCTGGATTCACTGTGGATTTGTTTGAAGGGCTGTCTGGATTAGATTGGCATTGACTTTGAACATAAAAGAAACCTCCAAGGCCATGTTTTCAAGGTGGTATTATTTTTACGATCATACAGACTAATAAAACTCTTACATGCTTCTGCATACAAGCGTGCAGCTGACGTAATGAAGTCTTAAGTCCTTTTCTAGTGGAATTCCACCAGAAGGAATTCTTCACCTAAGGTGACTTCAAGAAAATGTTGACTGGACTGTACTCATGTTGTGCTTTTCAAATCAACTCCTCAAACAGTTGTTACTCCACAACTTTATACCTGAAGTGCTTTTTATGTCATAACAACATCCACAAACTGATGATACATCTGTAAATCGTGGCCTTAGGTAATTTAAAATGCATACTAGAGGAGCAGGTGATTGAATCATCAGGAAGGATAGCCCACTCTGCCTGCTGGGCCAGGATTATGGAAATCCATTAAAATCTGCATAAACCTGTTTTGCTTTGGTTTATCTGTTGATTTGGACTAGTTGTTTTGGACAAGAGAAAATGCTGATATGAGATGTTATactaaaagaacataaaaaaatcaaacttggAAGCTGCTGAGATTTTATACAGATTTCAAACTGGATTTAGGTGACAAAAATCCTTTGAAAACCATATTTGATGATGGTGAAATAATGAAACATCAAGTATTGTTTAAGGCAAACATGTGACATTGGAAATTGCATTTAATGTCTTTGTCATTAAAACATAGAAATTAGATTTATTGGGGAAATAACTTGAGGGTTGCACAGTCTCACCTGTGTGTTCGTGAACTTCCACTTTGGGTTTACTGCTGCTAACAGTCACCGATAGACAGATGGGACCTGCAGAGGTAAGAAGATCAATCTAATAGTTATATTCTTAACATTTTAAGTACAAGAGAGTTTtcctaattacatttttaatgacaGCAAGTATTACATCCCTCAGTATTTAcaggacttttttctttttttaaaagtttttttttttgtgaacaaaAAAGGTAGGTAGGGCTGACACAAAAAACGAATTTCTAAACTTGATACTTATACTTAGTACCATTTTTGATaccttggagaaaaaaaaatgacaattcaAAGTGGTGCTACTTAAGTTTGGTAGCTTTTAACATAGATTTATTTGGCACCCGCCTTGCATATAGTTTCATTATTAAGGTCTCTCCAGCGACAGCTCTGGGCTGTGACACAAAGTTATGAAGAGCAGTTTCTCAGccccaggatgctgcagggagaCAACAGCTTCAGGAATGTTCATGATGAATGTCAAtatgccatcaaaacaagtcacaagcacagagttttaaggtcataaacttatgtagtgttgctttaaagatGTAACTTGTAAACCTTTTAaagatgtaaacatttttaaaaacagaagaactaGACAAAAAAGAGGGAAACTCACGTCAACTTTAAAGAATACTTGACAGGATTATTTACAGTACTGTAATTTCATTCTCAGTATCATATAGATTTGCTTTGCACCCATCataacacatatacatataacacacacacacacacacatatatatataatggatGTGCACGACTAGTTATTATTCTTAAACCCCCACACTCATGTATGTATTAATAGCAGTGCACTCTCTATCCCTACATATTCCCAACCTAAACTGTGCTAAATTCAAACTGGAAACTTAAAGTCaagtaaaaataattagaaGCAGTTGGAACCACCGTGTACTCACAAGCCCGGTAAATTGAGCCCATATGCACACCATGAAAGACGGACATATATGTGGCTTCTGTGTCTGGTGGTgccaggagcggtggtgtgcaGGAATTTAGGTGATGCATCACCCTCTGACAAGCTGCTTTCTCCTAATCTGATAACCCCCTGTCAGTGATATGTCCCTCCAGCAAGAACATACTCTCgagcaaacacacattcagaaaCATACAACATGCACACTACTGAAAGCATAGAAATAAAGTGTACTTCATACAGAAATTTGTGTCAAATACTTGAAAACAGCTTTAAACTTTTGGGTCACTAATGGTTTTACTGTGTCTCTGTAcaagaaagggagaaaaaaacacactaggtgtgtgtgtgtgtgtgtgtatggtgcACACATgcgagtgtttttcttttgcacacAAAGCCACTCTGTATGACAGTAACCTTACACTCCTCAGCTGACGCAccacacacgcagacacactTGAGGATGTGATTGAACCCTAACACCCTGCACTGTATACTTTACCTTGACCCAGCTCTAACTTTAACACTTCATCTGAAACCTTATAAGCCACATAACATACTGTCTGTGCAAAATGCTATTagttattacaaaaatgtgctatttttcaataaaaagttttcaaatgcaaaatatttttttgaagcagaaactgaaaaatggaattaaaaaaacaaaacccttaaaaaaaactggagaGTGATTGAAAGTGGATTTTTCcctaaatatatttaaagcaCGTATTTTAGTAACTGAGCAGATTTTAATCTTTTCATCTGTGTGAGGATATCTGGCCCTAACTGGTAAATACAAGAGAgatcaaaaacacaaacacacgtcAAAGCTGCAATTACTACCATAAAGCGTGTTGTTTAAAAAGCAGCCTCTGCCCTTTAGGATTCCCACAACAAcatcaaatgcatttttcctGATAGCGAGAGGTCATTTTCATCTCAGTCCAATTAACAAAAGGGTCAGTTGGGGGCTATCTTCAAACTGAAACGGTGGGATCTCAAACTTCTCTGAGGTACCATCTGATGCATCTCATCAGCCTGTGGATCTCGGGTTCAAACGGCATCAGCAGGCTCAGTGTAAACATGGAGCCCAGCCACTCCCTGCCACCCCCCCTCCCTGCAGAACACCCTCCCCATGTGGGGTTCTGCAGAAGCTCACTCACACAAGCCATTTCTCAGCCAATATGAAAATTCCAGTCCAAAGGGAAAGTATTATCATTCATTAATGTTAACTACACAGTTCAATGTTTCTTAAGCAAAACACTTCTCAAAATCCCTTCAGAGACTACactaaatattaattttagGCTCAAAGACCTcagcttttattttgatttatttgtgtTCTTGTAGAAAAACTggattaattacttttttaaaaaaatatataaacaaatttaaagtcAATTTAGCCCCTATGCCATCATTCCTGAGCccacttttgtgtttttacagcaCCCTAAACTTACCTAACTGTGTTGAATTTGATACAGTTTAacttcacttttgtttttcagttaaataaaatatacagtaccatcaggatgcacaaacaaaaacataaaaatatggaCAAAATAGGTTAAAAACCCAATATTAGCTACATCAACACTATCAAGAGTTAGCTAATAGAATAACATGTTGGCTGAGCTATATTTCACTTTTAACGCTAAAAGAAACAACTGTatactttaaattttattgaCTTATGAcataaatagttatttttcctttaaaaaacaattagaaGTGCCCTAAAAAGTTTTGAAAAGCTCACTGTGCAAAACGGTGATGAGCAGGGGCAGAGCCAGCATCTTCACGGTCTTCATGGCTTGTAGCGAGTTCAGATCCGCCCTGAGCTCTGAGGGAGTTTGCTGCTGGATCTGGATGGAACAAGTTAGACTCCAAACTCCTCCAAAGTTTCATCCGCAGCGCGCGCGCTCACATACCTTGCGGGCAGGACAACTGACATTGCGCGCGCCCAGGAGGGAGTCCAGCGGCCAAGGAGGAAATCCGAGCCCGGCATACTGTTGCTGTTCCAGCGTCATGTTAGCGTAAACAATGCCAGTCTGACGGCTGCTTTAAGGCTttccataaaaaataattttaggtTTAGTTCATTTACGAGAAAGACCATTTTACATTAGAATAACATAGTTGAcgtttaaaatgtacatttagggAAACGTATCAGAAACGGGTCATCCTTAGTAATGTGCAGTTCTTGAACACTGTTGTCTGTTTATGCTTTATTTCTATATACAAACCAAATtacaaaaagtataaaaaccagatgcaatgatttgtaaatctcatattttatccccaaaagaacatgaaaaacatatcagatgttgaaacaaaCAGTTTACCATTTCacggaaaatattagctcattttgaatttgatgcagcaacacatttaaaataaagttggaAAAGGAGCAACAAAAAGTTGGAAACGTAAGTGGTACAAATCAGACACAACTGGAGCATTTTGATCATTGTTAATTGTTAACAGATTAGTGaaatgactgggtataaaaggagtaTTTCACCAGGTTCATCAATCActaaaatgagctaatattttccatgaaatggtaaaatgtctcagtttcaacatgtAATATGTTGTTCATGCtctattggaaataaaatatggatttcTTAGATTTTTAGATCAtagcattctgtttttaatttacattttacagtgccCCAACTATTTTTGGATTTGGGACTGTATAATGCCAGAAAAACTGGAAAGATATGTGCTGATTGAAACAGGTGTGTTATACATGGAAATATAGCATATATGGCCAAAACACAGTTTGCACAATTTTAACAACCTTGCTAGTCAAAATTTGGTGGCTCTGCAGAGGAATCATCAACCATGTCTGATGAAGCTTTAGCAGATCAGCTGAAGAACTAGATGGACCTTTTAGGTGCTGTATCAGGTCTTCGCTACCAGAATCACTTATTTTAGATAATTCCCCTCATAAAATTTTTCCTTTGTCCTCTACTTGTCCACTTTTATCAAAATTAGGACATGTTGCACACCATGCTAAGTCATGCAAAGTTTTCAGGTAATAGCTCTTTAatgcaaaaatattattttatgtttggcAAACTGTGttgactgacttttttttttttttttttttaggaagaaaagaaataggAGCTAATAACATGGCATGGGGCATCCAGCCTAAATATACAATTTAAAGGTTGTTCTTTGCTAAATCACACACAATAACAGTTCATTTCAGTAAagataaatactaaataaactgAAGGAAATTGAAGGAAAGCTATTGTTGAAGACTGCTGTCAAATCTTTAGAACTAAGgtgcaaattaaataaaacatgagggGTGGACCAAGTGTTTGGCACAGTACCATAGTGcagatttttcttcatttcgCCTCTCTAACTAAAATCACCATCCCTGATCTTGTGAAGATTCCTGCAtacattatttcctttttcagtgATTTATGTTAAAACGCACATTTCAGTTATTAGATTTAAGTCTGTAGAAAATGCTTAAACCTTAACCAGTccataaaaaagtaaacagaCTTATCTTGTTTTCTGTATGAATGTAACCAACACAGGCTTGATGTCATTTTTCGGCTCTAAGCTCTGAGTAAGTGGAACTCTGCAGCTACAAACAGCAAACAGACGCAGTTAGGTGGTGAGCACAAGACACAGATATCTTTTTTCAGGGCTTGTTTGAGACCAGTTTTAAAAGATAATGAATATTAGATTTTGTCAGGTAGACGTGTCTTCAAATGAATGAACTTACTTGGTAACAATTCGGTGTGTAAATAAGTGTTTGAAAGTCTGCTAGCAAAAAGTGATGGTTCAGAAGACCAATGATTGTCTGAAAGTGTCagtttttagctttatttttatacttttgtaCACATATATAGCTTATCGTATCTCAGTTCTTTTACATTAGCtcatttcctcctccttttgaccataaatcataaaataaattatgttataTGGCACATATAATGTAACATAGCAGATAAATATCTGATATGTTCTGATTTTATGATGCACTCAGTTTGCTTAATATTGGAACCGACCAAACTGTCACCCTGTTTTCTTGTACTTATTATTTATCCAGTAGCATTTGTCAATGTGTTTCTATTAGTTTCAAAGCTACATATGTATATACTTCAAAATATGTGCTGTTTGGTTAGTTCAGTCATAACAAGCCAGCATTGCCTCCTCTTACTACATTTTGCATGTTCAAAGAGAAAGTTGGTTGTTAAGGAACAAATGGATACAATTAATGCCTTTACATTCATTTACTATTCATATCTTTAATACTTTAATAGTATATAGTAAGTAATCCTCTGTCTGAATATAAAGAATGGAAATCACAGAGTTTTCTCAATGTAAGAGGAGGTGCAGAGATGGGACAGCTGTCATGGAGCTGTGTCCTTGGCTATTAGGTTTCTAACCAGCAGCGCCCACACAACAGCACATTGTCCTGTACTCCAGTTAATGTGCACACATGCTTACATTTGTGGccatatgcacacacaaagagaCACACAGAGCGCATACATGCTGACACGTGTgcaaaaacacagagagagacagtgaAACACTAACTCCCCAAATCTCTGCTGTAGCACCTGTTCATGATCAGCAATCCCAGCTGCTCCTCTCTGAGCAGGACACACTGATGTCATGTAACACATGGTGATACAttaacatgcacacatgcacgcaaCACAACCAAGTGCCCACTGCTCCCCTTGACACAagcattttttatataaacaaactTTCTAATAAAGTGAAGTTCATATCAACTATATGAAAGGGGGGACTTTGTTCAGTGACATCCGATGACAGCCATGCGACTTGTCCTCCTCACACTTTGCTGCAACAAAACGCTGTGGCTGTCAGATAGGATCACACCTCAGAAGGATAAAATGCTTATTATTCTACTACACATTCACTTCAACTACAAATTAAAGCTAAGCAGCAGCTCAGTTTACAGTTTCATTAGTCATGTGTCATGGTTTGATTCTGTAAAATTCCCTTTAAATCTGTTCATTTAACCCCTTAAACTCATCTGTCTTGAACTTCATTCAAACAGTGTAAAGATGTAAAATTAGAGTAATTTATTTAGCCTGATATGTTTGAACCAGCCAGCATCGTAGTGTTGTTGTTACTGATGCCTCCTAGCAAAAACCAACCTGTTTCTGTGTAACCCTCTTAAATCCAGTGGCTGCTTGGAAAGCCTCCACCCCTGACCAGACCAGCCCCTACAGTAATATATTTGATCTTagataataaaatcaaaacatcaTTGCAGTTAGGGTTTTTGTGCTACGTTTGCACTGCTTATCTTCTTTCTGAGTGTAACAATatcaaaaatgaataaatgaggagacaacaaaaaaccaaaataataacatatctttttcatatttttgttgatATCACAAAAAATTAAGTTATTAATGCTTCTAGCCACAATAATCacagtaaaaatctaaattgTGACAGTCTTACTATAAGTTATGTTTGTAATTATGCTCAAAACACATCAATAGTATCAAACTGCAACACATACAATGAACTGTACAGGAAGCATTCATttgtatacatacacacacaaataaacaaacacaaagtaattaACCATACACCAACAAGAACAAGAATAAGGAGTTTGCTTTTAAATGCAGGTCCAGTTCTGACTCAATGAAAGGAAGTTAATTAATGTTATTTTCAATGTTCAGAGTCCAACTCAGGATTACTGATAAGTTCATCTGACTTTGAAAATTACTGTACAAGTGAAATGTTTCTACACAGACCTACTGTATACTTCACTTCATTCAAAGGACATCTTAcatatttaattgtgttttcaaGTATATTCCCTCTTGTTTTATACTGTATAAGCTGCCACACATTCACTGAAAAACACAGCTACATTGCTTCtattccagtttaataattaGCAAAGATCCTCAATATTTCCCATAATTTGTACACACAATAAGCATCTTTAGCCAAGACACAGAATAACTTTTATATCTGTGTTAGTTTATCAAGGAATACATTTGCATCAGGTTTAGTTTGATACCTTCCTCATTGTTTACATCtcaatgactgtagaatagaataaacaGAATAGATGAATCTGGACAAAATGAACTTTCTACCCTTTTTAATTATGACAAAACAAATGGCAACAGGAAACAAAAGGAGAAATTGTGGACCTTTGACAAGATAACATCAGAGCTTTATGACTTACTAAGCACAAGGAAATAAAATGGGCAGGACAAGAGTTGGTAATAAAGATTAGGTGAACTCAGCAGGGTTAAAAACAGAGTGAAGAGGAAATACGAGTGCATACAAAAATACACTGTGCAAAATACATCTGAAGAAGTCTACAATCCTGAATAAAACTTCGTAGATCAAGATGAAGACGCTGGTGCTCCTCTGTCTGAGTCTCGCAGGTAAGATATTTTACCCCTAAAATCCTTCATTTTTgcctaaaacatgtttttatgggAAAAAGACTGGAccacttttactggacccttgctgatgaaACAATTAGGAAAAAATTAAGAACAACATATTTCACTCCATCCCACCGCAGTCCTAATACACTGAAGGATGTTTGAACTAGTTAATAATATGCATAGAAATCTCAGAAATCTCTGTGAGGAAACATTAATTAAATTCCTACAGGGTGTGAAATGGCCATAATCAtaatatggaaaaaataaaaataatcaaatgagGTAGTTAGGGAAAACTTAAAAGaccataaacaaataaagattaattaaaatcaaaCTATTATTTATAGTGATTTGGATTGAGATTAAAACCAATAACAACCTTAAAATCAGTTCTTAGACTATAACATGTAATgtaatcagtttgtttttttcttttttattttagttgacATTTGTGCTGCTGGGTTTTAAGCAGTAGTTATTGTGAAATAATCTGGCTTGGGAGCTCAGAAAACagattattatcattttaaatccCTCAGGTAATAAAAGCATGCACTGCTCTGCACTCGcttgagagaaaaacaaaaatctttgtttacatttctAATGTGAGATTCAGAACTCGGGTTTTAGACAAGAATGATTCCCACGGGGAGAACAACTGTAGGGCCCAAATTAGAAAATGACTCCAAGATTTTTAACTTACTTTGATTGTTTTAATGCTAGAATCATAGTTTTGTagtacttattattattattatattattataatggtctgtttcttcttttttaattgtttggtATTTGCAGTGAACTTTTACTACCTTTGCTAAATTACAACTGGGTGCCAGTATGGAAGAATTATTCCACAAGCAACTTCCCCGATGCCAAGTCCGTCAGTGTAATAGTAGCTGTCAAAATTTCTTGAACAGTCTGTCTACGAGTTCCACCATGAAAAGACTGAGATCATTTAACATGTTTGTATTCAAGAATCTTTTGTCTTAAAAGGCATCCCTGGTCAAGTGTAAAGGAATCTGCCTGATGAACTCAGAAACTAAAACTTTTTCCTGTTTGCAGTGGCTCTGGGAATACCAGTATTGCATCCTGATGAGGA
Protein-coding sequences here:
- the jam2b gene encoding junctional adhesion molecule 2b — protein: MKTVKMLALPLLITVLHSPICLSVTVSSSKPKVEVHEHTDAVLACEFRTEKDQNPRIEWKKKGKGVTFVYFNNKFAGSFAGRAKMEGATLTIHSVTQKDSGEYRCEVTATEDHVNLGEATVTLNVLVPPHIPSCEVPSSVSVGSGLELQCKDKLSVPPATYRWYKDNKALTATAESPYSIDSNKGTLKFKSVSKADSGMYRCESSNSVGAPKSCVAQQLKVIEYPLNMTVLIAGASGLVALILFCCICVCICRRRGCCKKNKKTKSTKSYNPPPPPPPPTRNLRHYKQTQSFMI